In a single window of the Streptacidiphilus sp. P02-A3a genome:
- a CDS encoding helix-turn-helix domain-containing protein, with amino-acid sequence MRIARYRKLRHLTQRGLATAACVSYSMVFQVEQGRKQPSPALLAAFARILSVSVADLAGQPFLAELQQDQLDGLINPIREALDVYDLGADPDITPPPPGRACRGRGSRVCPGAGDGSARSGERTAGAAAGNDDRSAPA; translated from the coding sequence ATGCGTATCGCCCGTTACCGAAAGCTACGGCACCTCACCCAGCGTGGACTGGCTACCGCCGCCTGCGTCTCCTACAGCATGGTCTTCCAGGTCGAGCAGGGGAGGAAGCAGCCCAGTCCGGCACTTCTCGCGGCCTTCGCACGGATCTTGTCGGTCTCGGTGGCGGACCTCGCTGGGCAGCCCTTCCTCGCCGAGCTCCAGCAGGACCAGCTCGACGGGTTGATCAATCCGATCCGTGAGGCCCTGGACGTCTACGACTTGGGTGCCGATCCGGACATCACCCCCCCGCCCCCTGGCAGAGCTTGTCGCGGACGCGGATCGCGTGTGTGTCCTGGTGCGGGCGACGGATCTGCGCGGAGCGGCGAGCGAACTGCCGGGGCTGCTGCAGGAAACGACGACCGCAGCGCACCTGCATAG
- a CDS encoding transcriptional regulator, with amino-acid sequence MCVLVRATDLRGAASELPGLLQETTTAAHLHSSDATWSALASVHRSAFDVATKLGYHDLASIALDRMAWAAHHASDPVMAGVRQYLRSLGYLRAGQYRTGRRLAEIGRQMVALGESGRARDAVTGQLCLGAAVLAARDRDGDAALGHVDEAYRIAESTGEATRIHWLTFGPTNVAAHHASILVDQDLYAEALMVAKTIKIPADWPASRTAHHRAEIARAQLWTGRTEAAFRSLLEARQLAPQQTRYSPTVRDTVSALLSAKRASPDTLSNFAAWVGM; translated from the coding sequence GTGTGTGTCCTGGTGCGGGCGACGGATCTGCGCGGAGCGGCGAGCGAACTGCCGGGGCTGCTGCAGGAAACGACGACCGCAGCGCACCTGCATAGCAGCGATGCCACGTGGTCGGCCCTGGCCAGCGTGCACCGGTCGGCCTTCGACGTGGCGACGAAGCTTGGATACCACGATCTGGCGTCGATCGCTCTGGATCGGATGGCCTGGGCAGCGCACCATGCCTCGGATCCGGTGATGGCGGGGGTGCGCCAGTATCTGCGTTCTCTCGGCTACCTGCGTGCTGGTCAATATCGCACGGGCCGCAGGTTGGCTGAGATCGGCCGCCAGATGGTGGCCCTGGGCGAGTCGGGGCGTGCCCGAGATGCCGTGACAGGACAACTGTGCCTGGGGGCCGCCGTCCTGGCGGCGCGCGACCGGGATGGGGACGCGGCCCTGGGACATGTCGATGAGGCCTATCGGATCGCCGAATCGACAGGAGAGGCCACACGGATCCACTGGTTGACCTTCGGGCCAACGAATGTGGCGGCCCATCATGCAAGCATCCTGGTGGATCAGGACTTGTACGCAGAAGCACTGATGGTCGCGAAGACGATCAAGATTCCTGCGGACTGGCCGGCATCGCGCACGGCTCATCACCGAGCCGAGATTGCTCGGGCCCAACTGTGGACCGGGCGCACCGAGGCCGCGTTTCGCAGCCTGCTGGAGGCCCGGCAGTTGGCTCCCCAGCAGACGCGGTACAGCCCTACCGTACGGGACACGGTGTCGGCGCTACTCTCGGCTAAGCGAGCCTCGCCTGACACGCTGTCGAACTTCGCCGCCTGGGTTGGCATGTAG
- a CDS encoding agmatine/peptidylarginine deiminase, producing the protein MTHHQQTPAELGFTMPAEWQPHDRTWMAFPTRNETFDEGELHAARQAWAAVANTVVRFEPVTMVVNSGEEYDAQRYLSTEVLIVERPLDDAWMRDIGPTFLTNGKGGLAAADWVFNGWGAQEWASWEYDQDIAEEVANLTGAQRFASRLINEGGGIHVDGEGTVLLTETVQLGEGRNSDWTKEQVEAEIHAHLGTTKAIWVPRGLTRDYQRFGTRGHIDIVAAFLRPGVVAVHIQPDPAHPDHEPTRQIADLLRASTDARGRQLDVVELHAPTVLFEEDGSPVDYSYINHYLCNGAVVLCAFDDERDQRAAAVFAEYFPDREVVLVDAREIFANGGGIHCITQQQPRP; encoded by the coding sequence ATGACGCATCATCAGCAGACCCCGGCGGAGCTCGGCTTCACCATGCCCGCCGAATGGCAGCCGCACGACCGCACCTGGATGGCCTTCCCCACCCGCAACGAGACCTTCGACGAGGGCGAGTTGCACGCCGCCCGGCAGGCCTGGGCCGCCGTCGCCAACACCGTCGTCCGGTTCGAGCCGGTGACCATGGTGGTGAACAGCGGCGAGGAGTACGACGCCCAGCGCTACCTGTCCACCGAGGTCCTGATCGTCGAACGCCCGCTGGACGACGCCTGGATGCGCGACATCGGCCCGACCTTCCTGACCAACGGCAAGGGCGGACTCGCGGCGGCCGACTGGGTGTTCAACGGCTGGGGCGCCCAGGAGTGGGCCAGCTGGGAGTACGACCAGGACATCGCCGAGGAGGTGGCCAACCTCACCGGGGCGCAGCGGTTCGCCTCCCGCCTGATCAACGAGGGCGGCGGCATCCACGTCGACGGCGAGGGCACCGTGCTGCTCACCGAGACCGTGCAGCTGGGCGAGGGCCGCAACTCCGACTGGACCAAGGAGCAGGTCGAAGCGGAGATCCACGCCCACCTCGGCACCACCAAGGCGATCTGGGTCCCGCGCGGCCTCACCCGCGACTACCAGCGCTTCGGCACCCGCGGCCACATCGACATCGTCGCCGCCTTCCTGCGCCCGGGCGTGGTCGCCGTCCACATCCAGCCCGACCCGGCCCACCCCGACCACGAGCCCACCCGGCAGATCGCCGACCTGCTCCGCGCCTCGACCGACGCCCGGGGCAGGCAGCTCGACGTGGTCGAACTGCACGCCCCGACCGTCCTCTTCGAGGAGGACGGCTCCCCGGTCGACTACTCCTACATCAACCACTACCTGTGCAACGGCGCGGTCGTCCTCTGCGCCTTCGACGACGAGCGCGACCAGCGGGCGGCGGCGGTCTTCGCCGAGTACTTCCCCGACCGCGAGGTCGTCCTGGTCGACGCCCGCGAGATCTTCGCCAACGGGGGCGGCATCCATTGCATCACCCAGCAACAGCCCAGGCCCTGA
- a CDS encoding urease subunit alpha encodes MEPQDYIAVHGLRAGDRVRLGDSGLIVRVESDSQQPGEEFLAGFGKTARDGLHLKAAAVRDTCDLVISNVLVIDAILGIRKTSIGVRDGRIVSIGRAGNPDTLDGVDVVVGTGTTIVSGEGMIATAGAIDTHVHLLSPRIMEASLASGVTTIIGQEFGPVWGVGVNSPWALRHAFNAFDAWPVNIGFLARGSSSDEAPLIEALAEGGACGFKVHEDMGAHTRALDTALRVAEDHDVQVALHTDGLNECLSVEDTLAVLGGRTIHAFHIEGCGGGHVPNVMKMAGVPNVIGSSTNPTLPFGRDALGEHFGMIVSAHDLKVDLPGDAAMARDRIRAGTMGAEDILHDLGVIGITSSDAQGMGRAGETVRRTFAVAAKMKYELGPLDGGFGETASGDDNERVLRYIAKLTINPAIAHGLAHEIGSIEVGKLADLVLWRADHFGAKPQLVLKSGFPAYGVTGDPNASTDRCEPLVLGPQFGAHGATAADISVAFVAAAAVHNDDQLPTRRRRVAVRGTRGIGPRDLVRNARLGQVDVDTRTGLVSLDGAPLRSEPADSVPLSRLYFL; translated from the coding sequence ATCGAGCCGCAGGACTACATCGCGGTACACGGCCTGCGGGCCGGGGACCGGGTGCGGCTGGGCGACTCCGGGCTGATCGTCCGGGTCGAGTCCGACTCCCAGCAGCCCGGTGAGGAGTTCCTGGCCGGGTTCGGCAAGACCGCCCGCGACGGCCTGCACCTCAAGGCCGCCGCCGTCCGCGACACCTGCGACCTGGTCATCTCCAACGTGCTGGTGATCGACGCGATCCTGGGCATCCGCAAGACCAGCATCGGCGTCCGCGACGGACGCATCGTCTCCATCGGCCGCGCCGGGAACCCGGACACCCTCGACGGGGTGGACGTGGTGGTCGGCACCGGCACCACCATCGTCTCCGGCGAGGGCATGATCGCCACCGCCGGAGCCATCGACACCCACGTCCACCTGCTCTCACCACGGATCATGGAGGCCTCGCTGGCCTCCGGCGTCACCACCATCATCGGCCAGGAGTTCGGCCCGGTCTGGGGCGTCGGCGTCAACTCGCCCTGGGCGCTGCGCCACGCGTTCAACGCCTTCGACGCCTGGCCGGTCAACATCGGCTTCCTGGCCCGCGGCTCCTCCTCCGACGAGGCGCCGCTGATCGAGGCCCTGGCCGAGGGCGGCGCCTGCGGCTTCAAGGTGCACGAGGACATGGGCGCGCACACCCGCGCCCTGGACACCGCCCTGCGCGTCGCCGAGGACCACGACGTGCAGGTCGCCCTGCACACCGACGGCCTCAACGAGTGCCTCTCGGTCGAGGACACCCTGGCCGTCCTCGGCGGACGCACCATCCACGCCTTCCACATCGAGGGCTGCGGCGGCGGACACGTCCCCAACGTGATGAAGATGGCCGGCGTCCCCAACGTCATCGGCTCCTCCACCAACCCCACCCTGCCGTTCGGCCGCGACGCCCTCGGCGAGCACTTCGGCATGATCGTCTCCGCCCACGACCTCAAGGTCGACCTGCCCGGCGACGCCGCCATGGCCCGCGACCGCATCCGCGCCGGAACCATGGGCGCCGAGGACATCCTGCACGACCTCGGCGTCATCGGCATCACCTCCTCCGACGCCCAGGGCATGGGCCGCGCCGGGGAGACCGTCCGCCGCACCTTCGCCGTCGCCGCCAAGATGAAGTACGAACTCGGCCCGCTGGACGGCGGGTTCGGCGAGACGGCGTCCGGCGACGACAACGAGCGCGTGCTGCGCTACATCGCCAAACTCACCATCAACCCGGCCATCGCCCACGGCCTCGCCCACGAGATCGGCTCGATCGAGGTGGGCAAACTCGCCGACCTGGTCCTGTGGCGCGCCGACCACTTCGGCGCCAAACCACAACTGGTGCTGAAGTCCGGCTTCCCCGCCTACGGCGTCACCGGCGACCCCAACGCCTCCACCGACCGCTGCGAACCCCTGGTCCTGGGACCGCAGTTCGGCGCCCACGGGGCCACCGCCGCCGACATCTCGGTCGCCTTCGTCGCCGCTGCCGCCGTCCACAACGACGATCAGCTCCCCACCCGCCGCCGCCGGGTGGCGGTCCGCGGCACCCGCGGCATCGGCCCCCGCGACCTGGTCCGCAACGCCCGCCTCGGCCAGGTCGACGTGGACACCCGCACCGGCCTGGTCTCCCTCGACGGCGCACCACTGCGCTCCGAGCCCGCCGACTCCGTCCCGCTCAGCCGCCTCTACTTCCTCTGA
- a CDS encoding urease subunit gamma, whose translation MRLTPTERDRLLIFTAAELARARRARGVRLNVPEATALIADTVCEAARDGRRLAEAIEAGRGVLTADDVLPGVPDVVTTIQVEAVFDDGTRLCVIDDPFRGAGSLGPDAPGAALPGEGAGYQPSTPPVRLPVCNTSSVPITVTSHFHFFEANPRLAFDRAAGYGLRLAIPAGSSVRFDPGATVEVALRPIAGDRVAIGFAGLVDGPLDAPGAREAALEKARATGYLTQYQEAGQ comes from the coding sequence GTGCGACTGACACCGACCGAACGGGACCGGTTGCTGATCTTCACAGCGGCCGAACTGGCGCGAGCCCGGCGCGCGCGGGGCGTGCGCCTCAACGTCCCCGAGGCCACCGCACTGATCGCGGACACCGTCTGCGAGGCGGCCCGCGACGGCCGCCGCCTCGCCGAGGCGATCGAGGCCGGGCGCGGCGTGCTCACCGCGGACGACGTGCTGCCCGGCGTCCCGGACGTGGTGACCACCATCCAGGTGGAGGCGGTGTTCGACGACGGCACCCGGCTGTGCGTGATCGACGACCCGTTCCGGGGCGCGGGCTCGCTCGGCCCGGACGCCCCGGGGGCGGCGCTGCCCGGCGAGGGCGCGGGCTACCAGCCGTCCACTCCCCCGGTACGGCTGCCGGTGTGCAACACCTCGTCCGTGCCGATCACGGTGACCTCGCACTTCCACTTCTTCGAGGCCAACCCCCGACTGGCCTTCGACCGCGCGGCCGGCTACGGCCTGCGGCTGGCGATCCCGGCCGGCTCCTCGGTGCGTTTCGATCCGGGCGCGACCGTGGAGGTGGCGCTGCGGCCGATCGCCGGGGACCGGGTCGCCATCGGCTTCGCCGGGCTGGTCGACGGCCCGCTCGACGCCCCCGGCGCCCGCGAGGCGGCGCTCGAAAAGGCTCGCGCCACAGGCTATCTGACGCAGTATCAGGAGGCGGGACAGTGA
- the galE gene encoding UDP-glucose 4-epimerase GalE, whose amino-acid sequence MKVLITGGAGFIGSTIASACLDQGITPVILDNLVTGRREFTEGRDFYEGDIADGPLVDRIFADHPEIAATIHCAALIVVPESVSEPLRYYRENVAKTVALVEHLQRNGCDRLLFSSSASIYTPGPDFAVDESSELDPLSPYARTKMLIELVFKDTAEATRLRVLSLRYFNPIGADPLLRTGLQTPLPSHALGKLIEARRSGEPFRITGTDWPTRDGSGIRDYVHVWDLARAHVAALTRFDQALPPGGNGCYNVINLGTGEGTTVRELIAAFEAVTGAPQPVVEAGPRPGDTAGAFTRSEKAAELLDWRPELSLEQGIADTLAWFAHRESVLAPS is encoded by the coding sequence ATGAAGGTACTGATCACCGGCGGGGCCGGGTTCATCGGCAGCACGATCGCATCCGCCTGCCTGGACCAAGGGATCACCCCAGTCATTCTGGACAACCTGGTGACCGGCCGCCGTGAGTTCACCGAGGGCCGGGACTTCTACGAGGGCGACATCGCCGACGGGCCACTGGTTGACCGGATCTTCGCGGACCACCCGGAGATAGCCGCCACCATCCACTGCGCGGCGCTGATCGTCGTCCCGGAGTCGGTCTCCGAACCGCTGCGCTACTACCGCGAGAACGTGGCCAAGACCGTCGCGCTGGTGGAGCACCTCCAGCGCAACGGCTGCGACCGGCTGCTGTTCAGCTCCTCCGCCTCGATCTACACCCCGGGGCCGGACTTCGCCGTGGACGAGTCCTCGGAACTGGACCCGCTCAGCCCCTACGCCCGCACCAAGATGCTGATCGAGCTGGTCTTCAAGGACACCGCCGAGGCCACCCGGCTGCGGGTGCTGTCACTGCGCTACTTCAACCCGATCGGCGCGGACCCGCTGCTGCGCACCGGGCTGCAGACGCCGCTGCCCTCGCACGCCCTGGGCAAGCTGATCGAGGCCCGGCGCTCGGGCGAGCCGTTCCGGATCACCGGCACCGACTGGCCGACCCGCGACGGCAGCGGCATCCGCGACTACGTCCACGTCTGGGACCTGGCCCGGGCGCATGTCGCCGCGCTGACGCGCTTCGACCAGGCCCTGCCGCCCGGCGGCAACGGCTGCTACAACGTGATCAACCTCGGCACCGGGGAGGGCACCACCGTCCGCGAGCTGATCGCCGCGTTCGAGGCGGTCACCGGCGCGCCGCAGCCGGTGGTGGAGGCCGGACCGCGTCCGGGCGACACCGCCGGGGCGTTCACCCGCAGCGAGAAGGCAGCCGAGCTGCTCGACTGGCGGCCCGAGCTCAGCCTGGAGCAGGGCATCGCCGACACCCTCGCCTGGTTCGCCCACCGCGAGTCCGTGCTCGCCCCGAGCTGA
- a CDS encoding SpoIIE family protein phosphatase: MSVPQPPWPVPGASTLGGGPSGYPDIGASPATWLEPAMAANGIGTFDWDIRTDVIVADELARRIIGIGPEEAESAPGMPGGEFDGESFLELLHPDDRPVVRRRVRRAVSELGQCGAYYRTVFPNGDMHAVRFRARVLADADGLAAHMVGFVWDATAELNKRLRADHLAVLREERTRFIKETARALSDAVSVHDVARVFTELPLPGIPPDGLVLAVLENGRIQIQRSIGYRDDARAPDHIPMDSDHPATEALRTRTPVFLGSPREYRERYPGAWPLAEKTARCSWVFLPLVASGRPLGVCVISFDEDRELDAEDRTLLGTLGGMVAQSLARARLHDAEHELAAGLQRVLLPRRIPPLPGFTTAVRYLPAGTGLQIGGDWYDVVPLPGGHIGVVIGDVQGHDVHAAGVMGQLRIALRAYAAEGHPPDAVMARASRFLADLDTGHFATCLYAEVNVDYGAVYAVRAGHLDPLVRRADGSCAVQAVTGGLPLGIDPESTYPVTRFTLDPGELLLLCTDGLVETRSVDLDQGMERIRQAIAGPQPQGPGALEALAERIEATAADSHERDDDIALLLLRWDGPDGHRPRTLRRRIPQADLARISEVRRELRDAVRRWGVGELADTVELLTSELITNALVHTDRDALLTARLFQECQEDEVGPARLRVEVDDDSDLWPKRRTPGEQASSGRGLMLVEALSDAWGVDPRGSGKRMWFELAWAPAPA, encoded by the coding sequence GTGTCGGTACCCCAGCCGCCCTGGCCTGTGCCGGGCGCGTCCACGCTGGGCGGTGGCCCGTCCGGGTATCCCGATATCGGTGCGAGCCCGGCCACCTGGCTGGAACCGGCGATGGCGGCCAACGGCATCGGCACCTTCGACTGGGACATCCGCACCGACGTCATCGTGGCCGACGAGCTGGCCCGCCGGATCATCGGGATCGGCCCGGAGGAGGCCGAGAGCGCCCCGGGGATGCCCGGCGGCGAGTTCGACGGCGAGTCGTTCCTGGAACTGCTGCACCCCGATGACCGGCCGGTGGTCCGCCGCCGGGTCCGCCGCGCCGTCTCCGAGCTGGGCCAGTGCGGCGCCTACTACCGCACCGTCTTCCCCAACGGCGACATGCACGCGGTGCGCTTCCGCGCCCGGGTACTGGCCGACGCGGACGGACTGGCCGCGCACATGGTCGGCTTCGTCTGGGACGCCACCGCCGAACTGAACAAGCGGCTGCGGGCCGACCATCTGGCCGTACTGCGCGAGGAGCGCACCCGCTTCATCAAGGAGACCGCCCGCGCCCTGTCCGACGCCGTCAGCGTGCACGACGTCGCCCGGGTGTTCACCGAGCTGCCGCTGCCCGGCATCCCGCCGGACGGGCTGGTGCTGGCGGTGCTGGAGAACGGCCGGATCCAGATCCAGCGGTCGATCGGCTACCGGGACGACGCCAGGGCCCCCGACCACATCCCGATGGACTCCGACCACCCCGCCACCGAAGCGCTGCGCACCCGCACCCCGGTCTTCCTCGGCAGCCCGAGGGAGTACCGCGAGCGCTACCCGGGGGCCTGGCCGCTGGCCGAGAAGACCGCCCGCTGCTCCTGGGTGTTCCTGCCGCTGGTCGCCAGTGGTCGGCCGCTCGGCGTCTGCGTGATCTCCTTCGACGAGGACCGCGAGCTCGACGCCGAGGACCGGACGCTGCTGGGCACCCTCGGCGGCATGGTCGCCCAGTCGCTGGCCCGGGCCCGGCTGCACGACGCCGAGCACGAGCTCGCCGCCGGGCTACAGCGGGTGCTGCTGCCGCGCCGGATCCCGCCGCTGCCGGGCTTCACCACCGCCGTCCGCTACCTCCCGGCCGGGACCGGCCTGCAGATCGGCGGCGACTGGTACGACGTGGTGCCGCTGCCCGGCGGCCACATCGGCGTGGTCATCGGCGACGTCCAGGGCCACGACGTGCACGCCGCCGGGGTGATGGGGCAGCTGCGGATCGCGCTGCGGGCCTACGCCGCCGAGGGGCACCCGCCGGACGCGGTGATGGCCCGGGCCTCCCGCTTCCTCGCCGACCTCGACACCGGCCACTTCGCCACCTGCCTGTACGCGGAGGTCAACGTCGACTACGGCGCGGTCTACGCGGTCCGCGCCGGGCACCTGGACCCGCTGGTACGCCGGGCCGACGGCAGCTGCGCCGTCCAGGCGGTCACCGGCGGGCTGCCGCTGGGCATCGACCCGGAGAGCACCTACCCGGTCACCCGGTTCACGCTGGACCCCGGCGAACTGCTGCTGCTGTGCACCGACGGACTGGTGGAGACCCGCTCGGTCGACCTGGACCAGGGCATGGAGCGGATCCGGCAGGCCATCGCCGGACCGCAGCCGCAGGGCCCGGGCGCGCTGGAGGCCCTGGCCGAGCGGATCGAGGCGACCGCCGCCGACAGCCACGAGCGGGACGACGACATCGCGCTGCTGCTGCTCCGCTGGGACGGCCCGGACGGGCACCGGCCGCGCACGCTGCGCCGCCGGATCCCGCAGGCGGACCTGGCTCGGATCTCCGAGGTGCGCCGGGAGCTGCGGGACGCGGTACGGCGCTGGGGTGTCGGCGAACTGGCCGACACGGTGGAGCTGCTGACCTCCGAGCTGATCACCAACGCGCTGGTGCACACCGACCGGGACGCGCTGCTCACCGCCCGGCTGTTCCAGGAGTGCCAGGAGGACGAGGTGGGCCCGGCCCGGCTGCGGGTCGAGGTGGACGACGACTCGGACCTGTGGCCGAAGCGCCGCACCCCCGGCGAACAGGCTTCCTCGGGACGCGGGTTGATGCTGGTGGAGGCGCTGTCCGACGCCTGGGGCGTGGACCCGCGCGGCAGCGGCAAACGGATGTGGTTCGAACTGGCATGGGCCCCGGCCCCGGCCTGA
- a CDS encoding DUF2637 domain-containing protein has protein sequence MRLSDITLGWGITAVAAVLAVAGVATLLRSRGSAVRDNADSWERGEERRRKKEALYGSASYVLLFACASVAAALSFHGLVGFGVENLNLTGGWQYLVPFGLDGAAMFCSVLAVREASHGDAALGSRLLVWLFAAASAWFNWVHAPRGIDHNGAPQFFAGMSLSAAVLFDRALKQTRRAALREQGLVPRPLPQIRIVRWLRAPRETFAAWSLMLLENVRTLDDAVEEVREEKRQRLLDRETQRRASRHERAQLRALGSGRAWSRGGDDGRQMELPAVPHPSTGTPAPVPAPTAAERDPVPAPVAAEPVIARTFDLTAEDDTLTLPRLDSLEQKLKDLERLYG, from the coding sequence ATGAGACTTTCCGACATAACGCTGGGCTGGGGGATCACCGCCGTCGCGGCGGTGCTCGCCGTCGCCGGCGTGGCGACCCTGCTGCGGTCACGCGGCTCGGCGGTGCGGGACAACGCCGACTCCTGGGAGCGCGGCGAGGAGCGCCGCCGCAAGAAGGAGGCGCTGTACGGCAGCGCGTCCTACGTCCTGCTGTTCGCCTGTGCGTCGGTCGCCGCCGCGCTGTCCTTCCACGGGCTGGTCGGCTTCGGCGTCGAGAACCTGAACCTGACCGGCGGCTGGCAGTACCTGGTGCCGTTCGGCCTGGACGGCGCGGCCATGTTCTGCTCGGTGCTGGCGGTCCGCGAGGCCAGCCACGGCGACGCGGCGCTCGGTTCGCGGCTGCTGGTGTGGCTGTTCGCCGCCGCGTCCGCCTGGTTCAACTGGGTGCACGCGCCGCGCGGCATCGACCACAACGGCGCCCCGCAGTTCTTCGCGGGCATGTCGCTGTCGGCCGCGGTGCTGTTCGACCGGGCGCTGAAGCAGACCCGTCGGGCCGCGCTGCGCGAGCAGGGCCTGGTGCCCCGCCCGCTGCCGCAGATCCGCATCGTCCGCTGGCTGCGCGCGCCCCGGGAGACCTTCGCCGCCTGGTCGCTGATGCTGCTGGAGAACGTCCGGACGCTGGACGACGCGGTCGAGGAGGTGCGCGAGGAGAAGCGGCAGCGGCTGCTGGACCGGGAGACGCAGCGCCGGGCCTCCCGCCACGAGCGGGCCCAGCTGCGGGCGCTCGGCTCGGGCCGCGCCTGGTCGCGCGGCGGCGACGACGGGCGGCAGATGGAACTGCCGGCCGTACCGCACCCGTCCACCGGCACACCCGCGCCGGTACCGGCGCCGACGGCCGCCGAGCGCGACCCCGTCCCGGCGCCGGTCGCCGCGGAGCCCGTCATAGCCCGGACCTTCGACCTGACGGCCGAGGACGACACGCTCACGCTGCCCCGGCTCGACTCGCTCGAACAGAAGCTCAAGGACTTGGAGCGGCTCTACGGCTGA
- a CDS encoding PadR family transcriptional regulator gives MSLGHTILGLLERQPSHGYDIKRAYDQRFGHDRALHYGQVYATLSRLLKNGLIEVESVEPGEGPERKRYTITEAGVTDVQQWFSRPEPAEPYLQSTLYTKVVLALLTGRPAADILDTQRGEHLRLMRELTRRKLDGDLADQLVCDHALFHLEADLRWLELTAARLDELATEVRR, from the coding sequence ATGTCACTCGGTCACACCATCCTTGGCCTGCTGGAACGTCAGCCGAGCCACGGCTACGACATCAAACGCGCCTATGATCAACGATTTGGTCACGATCGTGCGCTGCACTACGGACAGGTGTACGCCACGCTCTCCCGGTTGCTGAAAAACGGCCTGATCGAGGTCGAATCGGTCGAACCGGGCGAAGGGCCCGAACGCAAGCGGTACACGATCACCGAAGCCGGGGTCACCGACGTCCAACAGTGGTTCAGCAGGCCCGAACCCGCCGAGCCCTACCTGCAGAGCACCCTCTACACCAAGGTCGTGCTGGCGCTGCTGACCGGCCGCCCGGCGGCCGACATCCTGGACACCCAGCGCGGCGAGCACCTGCGCCTGATGCGGGAACTGACCCGGCGCAAGCTCGACGGCGACCTGGCCGACCAGCTGGTCTGCGACCACGCCCTGTTCCACCTCGAAGCCGACCTGCGCTGGCTCGAACTCACCGCCGCCCGACTGGACGAACTCGCCACGGAGGTCCGCCGATGA
- a CDS encoding ABC transporter ATP-binding protein: MTGQVLLRAEDLHKAYGPTPALAGASVQVAAGELLAVMGPSGSGKSTLLHCLAGIVRPDQGGIDYRGEELTRCGDTRLSALRRSDFGFLFQFAQLVPELSCLENVALPLRLNGQRRRAAEAVAAEWLDRLEVADLARQRPGEISGGQAQRVGVARALVTGPKVVFADEPTGALDSLNSERVMALFARTARETSAAVVLVTHDARVAAYADREIIVRDGRTRDLAAAV; this comes from the coding sequence ATGACCGGTCAGGTACTGCTGCGGGCCGAGGACCTGCACAAGGCCTACGGCCCCACCCCGGCGCTGGCCGGGGCCTCGGTCCAGGTGGCGGCCGGTGAACTCCTGGCGGTGATGGGCCCGTCGGGCTCGGGCAAGTCCACCCTGCTGCACTGCCTGGCCGGGATCGTCCGCCCCGATCAGGGCGGCATCGACTACCGCGGCGAGGAGTTGACCCGCTGCGGCGACACCCGGTTGAGCGCGCTGCGGCGCAGCGACTTCGGCTTCCTGTTCCAGTTCGCCCAACTCGTTCCGGAACTCAGCTGCCTGGAGAACGTGGCGCTGCCGCTGCGGCTGAACGGGCAGCGGCGGCGGGCGGCGGAGGCGGTCGCCGCCGAGTGGCTGGACCGGTTGGAGGTCGCCGACCTCGCCCGGCAGCGGCCCGGGGAGATCTCCGGCGGCCAGGCGCAGCGGGTCGGCGTGGCCCGCGCCCTGGTCACCGGGCCGAAGGTGGTCTTCGCGGACGAACCCACCGGCGCGCTGGACTCGTTGAACAGCGAGCGGGTGATGGCGCTGTTCGCCCGGACCGCCCGGGAGACCTCCGCCGCTGTCGTCCTGGTCACCCATGACGCCCGGGTCGCTGCCTACGCCGACCGCGAGATCATCGTCCGCGACGGCCGGACCCGCGACCTGGCGGCGGCGGTATGA